TGCACCACGGGGGGATTCGCATTGGGGCTGAACATAATTTCGACCGGAGCGGATTTGGCCGGAGCCGGCTTCGACCCAATTTTGTGCGTCGACAGCACTTTCCCAGTACTGGCCTCGATCACAGTAACTGAATCCCCCTGTGCGGTCATGTCCGGCTTCTCCGTACTGGTGACGAGTACGCGGTCGATGCCGTTGTGAATCGCGATCCCGTGCGGGTACAGAATCGTCGCTGGGGACGGCTCGACGGCACTGATCGTCTTGATCGGCTTGTCGAGCAGCGCGTCTCCCATAATCACCGTGCTTGAGCCCATGCAGGTGAGATACCAGGTCCGGTTATCCTCCGAAACGGCGAGATCCTCTCCGACCTCACAGTCCGGGACATTAATAGCGCGAAGCCGATAGGGAAACGTCGTGAGGTCCACGACGTGGAGGACGCTTTTCCCCAAGGCTGTCACATAGGCTTTGGTGCGGTCCCGGTTAAAGAAGATGTGATGGGCGACGAGGTCGGATGGCAGCGGAATCTCCATGAGAATCTTCCCGTAGCCCGCAGACTCCGGATCAATATCCATGATCGCAATTCCCTCCCGTCTCACCGGCTGATCGGCTTTACTCTCATAGTTTATCAGGGCAAGCAGTTCCGCTGATGCGGGAACCGTGCCGGCAAGCAGCAGGCCCAAGCCCAACGTAAGCAATCGTAATGTGTTCATGGCAGCCTCCTTCTGTATGAATGAAGACAGACGTCATCATGTTTGGCGATCTGTACGCCGCGGGCCGGCACCACTGTCCGGTGTTGCGCCCCACGCCCTGGTACGTGGCGGGTCGGCCCGCCGACCCGCCTGGCCATTCAGGCTTTATTCATCGCATGAGTGCCGTGCGTGACAGCCCCGCCCGCGCGTAACGCGGCCGCAGCCAATACGGTTTTGGCGATCTCCGGATCCGTAGCGCCTCGCTCTCTTGCCCTCCCCACGTGGAGGTCGATGCAATAGGGACACTGGATCGTCAGCGCGACAGAAACGGCGATCAATTCCTTATACTTTCTCGGAATCGCGCCCTCAGCCCAGGCCGCCTTATCGGAAGCCGAAAATGCTTTCGCCGCTTCCGGCGCATGGGTTTCTAACTCCTTCAACTTCGCAAGGTTCTTCATGTCGTACATACTCGCCTCCCCGTACTGTGTGGTTGCTGATTGAGGGTTGTCAGGATATTCCTTCTATTGAAATTTCAGGCCCGGATGCCGATCACTTCCAGATACTCGGCGAAGACCGTCGTACACCCGTTCCCGGCTCGATTGTGAGCGGACCAAAGGGCTTCGAGTTCCCCGCGAAGACGTTCCTGACCGTCGACATCTAGGGACGCGAAAGCCTGATTCGTCGGTCCATAGTAAAGGCGGAACAGCTCGACGACTTCCGAAGGAGGAAAGGGGTACGTGAACGTATACGGCCTCCTGGTCAGGCTGAGTTCCGACAGCCCCGTCCCGAGCCGTTCACGCACTGTAGCTTCGTCGCCCCATAGGACCGGCGAGGGCATGCCGGAGGGCGCAATGAATTTCGAGACGGTCTTGAACATCTGTCCGACAAATCCCTGC
This genomic stretch from Nitrospira sp. harbors:
- a CDS encoding YncE family protein; the encoded protein is MNTLRLLTLGLGLLLAGTVPASAELLALINYESKADQPVRREGIAIMDIDPESAGYGKILMEIPLPSDLVAHHIFFNRDRTKAYVTALGKSVLHVVDLTTFPYRLRAINVPDCEVGEDLAVSEDNRTWYLTCMGSSTVIMGDALLDKPIKTISAVEPSPATILYPHGIAIHNGIDRVLVTSTEKPDMTAQGDSVTVIEASTGKVLSTHKIGSKPAPAKSAPVEIMFSPNANPPVVHITNLMEGTLWAGVWDPKSQAFSFYEIDDFGPRQQEMPLEMVYNAKGDRLFVTTAKPGFVNLYDNSDPRQPKFLKTIAAAAGAHHSVLSPDERYLFVQNSLLNLEGLSDGSITVIDLKQDKVLGSIETLKAQGLNPNCIMLLPDQSGDLRASRAVE
- a CDS encoding carboxymuconolactone decarboxylase family protein, with the translated sequence MYDMKNLAKLKELETHAPEAAKAFSASDKAAWAEGAIPRKYKELIAVSVALTIQCPYCIDLHVGRARERGATDPEIAKTVLAAAALRAGGAVTHGTHAMNKA